Within the Rosa rugosa chromosome 2, drRosRugo1.1, whole genome shotgun sequence genome, the region ccaagaaaccaactaatcatgcaatttaacaatctcttccgaagcaaagctaaattacacaacctttttaccattcaaatcttccggatcctaaatggcctatggtgccgtgagcctaaattcttccataacctaaactcacaacatcatgctttaatttcaaggtaagaaattcaagcaacttaGTTCTTCCCGTAGGAATAAGCTAAGTCACCACCTATTTAGCTACACATGCTCACGGAATCAAGAGTTTATCAAGTTCATGTTTTCGATTCATTAATTTCCTAAAGCATGTTTGTAGGTGATAAATCTATAAACACACTTAGGATACATGAAAGTATAGtagccaaaagattcaaaacatgcatatcaaaacacatggaaatttacattatttgcacataagtttggctagggctcaaatccaactactcacaacacatgctattacaaatacaagccatgaacatcaaattaaagagagaaggaagagaaaagagaagaactaCCCAACCTCTCACCTAGCTCTCAAAGATGTcaaatgatgagagaattgcttcAAGGTATGAGATTTTCGGTTTTACAACCCAAAACACCACACACATCCACAAAActcaagaacaaagaagaacaaaggCTTGAATGTGTGAAAGCAAGTCTTGTGATTGATTTAGAGTGTGTAGTAACTTCGGTTTTGGTGAAACCAAGTGCCTACACACCTATTTCTCACACAAACTTAAAGAACTATGTACAAGGTatgaaaaactaacctaaaactagagaaaagagagattttgaTGCTCCAAAATGAGGGAGCCAAGGGGTTGCACGGTTTTGGAAGAGAGAAGAGGCTATTTAAAGGCCAAGGCAATTCAAAtcaagggtggagatcaaaaggaatgaagggctagatgtgattgacaaatgtggatctagtttttaactccacatagaaatgacctagaaaacccatagatattttggtggaggagaaaaagtaagggtagaagggtAATTGTGTAGGGGAACAaggtaataaatgggagacaaaggtgtaaggtgtaagaatgggaccacttgtcatctttcaacttttgaatttcaaaatgaCCTGGACCTAAAGTATTCCTACCTAAAATCTCTAACCCTAATAAGCTCTTTCCtgtcctccacacatgttcttGGCCGGAAATGTTCGgaatccggcgttgaccacagttgacccattttttgcccgtttgcgcactttcttctcctttcttctttcaattGAATGTCCACCGAGAGTTCATACCAAATTttcctccatgagtgtagatcattcaggtaaaatttcagagtttAGTTCGCCGTGGtttggccgaaaatgctgccggaatccgtacaggtccggttttgtAGTTTTCGTCTTTTAGTTAGAAATTTGTGCCGATcatttgaaggccttccactccgaaatatctcttgcactcttcatacgaAATTATCCTTAGGATATCTAGAATGGATTTacaaagtttcaactcatttgaagttcatttggtcagtctgccgctcCTCATTCCTTacctagctcggtttctcctagccggagtaggaaaatgtgctaaagttgagtttttagtgcatttccaagcttctccatcatttcctagcatgataaggaaaacataataaataaacacaaaggttaagtaaaagtgcaagattaggagCATAATTAGTAGGTTATTACTATTCATTAGGCTTGTAAGATTGTCTTTTGTTGTGCCTCTCAATTATAAGTTTAGGTGTATTTTCCAGAAATTTTGTTAGTTTGCAACCTGTTTTTCCCTTCCATTGTACGATTCCTCTACAAGGCTTGTTTCATATGAACTTCTAAATCAATGTATAACTTCCAAGGTTTCCCACGGAGAAATTTTTTAACCAAAACAAACCAACTTTCAAAttgaaaattcattttgaagTGAAGAACAGCTTTGCTGATATCCTGAGAAAACTGCTGATCTGCTCACTTTGAGCTTTGTTTTAGCCTACTTACCGATCTTCAATTATCCTAaagttttgatatgttatacTTCTATTAGTTAAAAAaagatctggaaagtttcatatCTTTCCGACATAAATTGAACTTTCTTTGAATTTTTCAAGTTTGGTTTGTAATTGAGAAAGTCTCAGAATTTTGAATGTTTCTCTAATTTTCTGATGATTTCTTGTCATTAGGACTTACAATGaatttttagtgaattttctaAGTTGACCATGTtggaggaattttttttttaattataaaacTTCACAGTTCAGTCAAATTGTGTTCATCTTTTTCCTTGCTTCCCGTGTGTTCATCTTTTTCAAGTTCATGGCCATACAAATGAATTTTTAATAAATTCACAAAGCTAAGCTGTTCATGCCTTAACATTCCAGTTCACTTATGTCTCCCTTTTGTCATTTACAATTCTATTGATCATTTCAATTCTTTTACCAACCGTATTCAAGTTCAAATGATCGAAACCTTTTTGTCGCTTGATTAACATCTAGTTGTCATTTGGTTGATGATACTTATTTTGCTTTAAATCagattccatttcaaaataGTACTTCATTTTATTTAGGGACAATCGACAATCTTGGTCGTACTCTCATTTTCTCTTGCTTAAGAATCCCCTTAaggatgttctctagatgcttattgtaatcaggggtttaggctcaatatcCCCCCTTGTGTTAGACAGTTTCAtcaatcaaggcttgagggcagccgcaccagccctttatttaaaaaaaaaaaaaaatctccttaAGTCATACCCCTGATTTGGGGTATGACAGTATCCCAAGTCCACGAACCTCTTAATTTTTTAATCTTCTCAAatggaaattaaaaaaaaaaagtattagaGAACACAACACCCCTTTAAAAATAGAAagacaaaatttggtggaaaaGGTTGTAttgatttttgttgttttgcCAAAATTAAATCAAAATAAAGACTCAAGAGATGCTAGTACATGTCCCAAAGAGCTACAAATACGATGTGCTATAGCGCATGTGCCAAAGAGCTACAAATATTATGTGCTATAGCAGGTGATTTTTGCCttggtttgaaaaataattttgAGGACTGATTTTCTGTACACATGTGCTTCCTATAGTTTGTTTAGAATGGTGTATCTTAAGCCCAAATTGAAGTTTTCTCATATTGAAATATAAGAAAAtggaaatttttaagaacagtacatgaacttaagTACACTGAGAATTTTAAGGTTGCCGACTTTTCGAAACTATCACATAAGTACATGAACTAATGAACTTGACTCAGTTTTCATATATACCGTTAACTCCTCCGTTACGGAGTATGTCACCTGACATATTAATAAGGGCAAATTCATCTCTTCAAGtttgacagaaaaaaaaaaactggtatGTAACACCAGCAATTGCTATGGACACCCAAGGCTTCTCTCTACATCCaattagggatggcaaaaatctcCATCGGGTATTCGACTCTAACAGGCAGAAATTCAGGGGAAATCAGGTAATGaggatggggatccccagtaTTCGAATTCCGAAATCGGGTACAGGGCGGGGATGATATTTTGATCCtcatacccacccaataagaattatctgaaatatatatatatatatatatatatatatatatatatatatattatttataaataaatatttatgtaaacttcatctttttgtcaatatttaaattgtTAATAAACATGttcaaaaaaatgaagattcttttaataaaagatctttatcaacatgtcaattttctttgattgaaataagaaatttatttaattttgatgtttgattttaactcAATGGTGTTAGCTTAGTGGTTAGAGCGCCCACTACCTAGGATCCAGATcttgggttcgagtcaccatgggggtaggagtgaaagcTTTTGATCATCTTTAAATTAAAAATGttaacttcatattttacaattcataattatttgtatgaatttttatataataaattagtaatattatTAACGGGGATTGGGGCAGGTACAAGGACCTAATTCCCAATGGAgacggggacggggaatccccagcATCTTATTACGAGGATTGCGGTGGGTAAGGGATGGGGATGGGAAATGAAGTCGGGGGATGAGCATGCCACTAATTCTGATCCCAATTACAAGGGGGATGAGCATGCTACTAATTCTAGTCCAGAAAACGATGAGGGGATTGATATGAATGCGGGCTTTAATTTTAGCTTAAATGATGCTGCTAACCTGAATGTTGGTGAGGAGAGAGATTGTATTGATTTGAATTTGGATGCCAAGTTTGGGCCAAGGGACCAAGAGGAGGGGTATCGATTTCGATTTGAATTTGGAGGTTGCTGAGGAATATAGGGATACATAGGAGAGTGACAGTGAAGACAAGCTTTTgataaagaaaattaaagaaatattCATAACAACTATTATTGAGGAACAATTCATGAGAAAAAGTTATTCTCATTGTAGAGGCACTTTTGATCAGGGTTGTACGGCAGTGAAATCACCATGGCCGAGCCCAAAATCTTATCCCCTTTGTCTGAGTAAGTGAAGACTAAGCCCAACAAACTTCGAAGGACTGAGAATCCTAGGAAGCTTGTTGTTGTGTTCCTCCCGGCAGCTCAATACTCATTCATGGCAGTGAACTGGTTGTTTGTTACTTTCAATAGAGGGCTTAGCAAGATGTGCAtggcgtgggagctagaaaagcatgagtTTCAGAAGAAGAGATCTCAGCAGTGATGGCATATTGGTTTAGGTATATAGAATAATAGATTTGAACAGGAGATGAATTGGGAAGGATCGATGGAGAACTAAGGGTGGATTTGGGAGAGATGAAGCATGGCAGAAGAAGAATGCTAGAGAGCTTGCTAGCATACCCCATTCTGGTCCCCTTCTTGGTTAATAACATAGCTATTTATATGCAATTCCAGCAGCTAAAGGAATCTCGGTGGAAGGTCTCTATTGCTGGGTAAAGAGATGGCTTGGGTTAAATGCATGTATTGGATTTTGTAATACCTCTTGGTCTATCAGGTTTTGTCTAAAGAAGATTGTGGAATATGTTTGGCAGGTTTTCTGCCGTGAAATCTGCTGCTGGGATTACTAATGCAGGATTCCCGCTGCTTAAATCTACTCGTAAGATTGCAATCTCAGAATTTCTGTTGTGCTGCTGGGATTATGTTATGCGGCTGGGATCAAGAATCCTAAGTTTAGCATTTACTGTTTTGTTTGGttctaaaggatttgggcttagGCTTTTGGgctctctcttcttcatttACCCATGTTAGGATTAGACTACTAGGCTTGAATTTtggttcccaagtccaaaattactAGTGTCTAAAACTAACGATGGGTTCATACTTTTCcgtaaccttccacaccacacctaTTCTTGTAAGCCCCGAGTGCGTgaatgtggcttgggtccacgtgcGTGGCGTGACGGGTGTAATTCGCCTCGAAATATGAATTGGGCTTAAAGCATGAATTGcgcttgttagctagatttttGGGTGTCAACACTCATTTTTTAgtttataaaaataaagacTCTCAtgggttcaaatgttttttttttgtttttgtctgaAATGATTTGAATGAAAAGCCCAAAAATGGGAAGAGATACAAAAGATAGCAACCATTACAACATAGCAGCAACTGGTACAACACACCAGGTAATAAGTAATGGCTGCaaataaaaagaacaagaacTAGTGTGAACATGGAAGACCATCACTAGACAAAACAGAAACTAAAGAGGTTGGGGGTCCATTGACCCAAATTTCATTGCACAACCTTAATTTGGCAAGCTTTGCAGCCACATCAGCAGCACGATTAGATTCTCGGGAAATCCATGATCAAGAGAGCTCGATAAGAAGCCCTTTTAAGCGGTGGAATTCTGACAGAAAATGATAGATTctccaatttcctttttcattccTGTTATTTAGAGCAGCAATCAATTCTTGGGAATCACTTTCAATTATGATATTGTCCAGCTTCAAACTATGAGCCAATTTGATGCCTTGTGCCTAGTCTAACGGTTTAGGGCATGGGTTCAAATGGTGACTCAATCAAATTATATCATACTAAGCACAAGCTTAGTCTAACGGTTTAAAAATTTGGTGCATCATTACATGTTCAGAAGCATACTAGAATTTTCTCTTATGGTGAAATTACCATTTTCCAGAGTTTCATACCATTTAGTAGTTATTTGGTCAATGACACACGGCTTTGATTGAAAGGCTATCACATCAAAGAAATAGAAAGATACATCAAGTTCGATGTTCTTCATTTGGGCTTCTGATTTCAGATCgagtctttcaatttttttttttcttcagtaaAGACTAGGAGTCTTACAAAATTATACAGCTAAAAATTATAACCATCAGATAGTGCTCAAACCCTCAAAGAATGTTTTAACACTAATGGCAACACGAGAGGGTGTTGAGCACTGCTCAATGGAATTAGTCCAAAAATGTTGAATGAAGAAAGGACTAGTTTTCAAAATTTTCCTCATAGGGTCTAGGACCTGTAATACTTTAGCCGATGCCATGCATCCTGCTTTATAGTATGTGGTCTGCTAATGGCATGGTCAGCTTACAGGAGCTCTTAATTCTTCATATATATTATAGTTCGATCTCTCACTCCATATAGTGAAATCCACAGGAAATTAAGCAGAAGAAAACACAATTAAGAAAGCTACATGATCATATTCAAGGTAGTAAACCAcaaaacaaatcacaaatcctaGCTAGCTAGGAGATGTGGATTTGCAGATCACAAAGCCAAATCTTATTTTACACAATAATAAGCTAGTCTCCAACCCAACTGGAGAATTCATCTTAAAcaatattttcttatttatataGACCACATGAGCTGCAGCTCACTGCCTAGCTTCTTTCACTTGTGGCAGCCGCATGAGGTGCAGCTGCAGCTTTGGCCGCACTTGCAGCCATTTTCAGCACCGAAGCTCATCTCTGACTCCTCAAAGCACCTGTCAGTGTAATAAAATTTTAGCCACCAAACTTAGGTTTAGTCGGTCTTGTCATGAAattaaaaccctaatttatttattatggttttttacttcaataCAAAATGATGTGAAACTAAAATAGATCTCATGCACATGAAAAGTCGAGGGGAAAAAATTTACACGTTGGTTGATGGAACCCCAGCAATGATGGTTGCTGTTGTGCTGCTCTCAAGATCTGGGTAGTTTCCACAGCTGCATATACAGTACATAGTTTCAGAGAAAGTTACAAATAAGTATTTTGTATGAAATATAGCAATTGATCCAGATCTTAGGAGAATGGGGGAGTTAATTACTTGCAGCTAGAGCCGCATTTGCAGCCAGAACCGCATTTGCAGCTTGTTGATCCACACCCAGACATATTTTCAAGAGTTTTTGGGAATGAAGAGAAGATATTAATTCTGGGAATTGTATACACTCAAAGTCTGGGATGAGTTCTCTAGCAAGGCCTCAACTGCTATTTATACTGCAACGAGAGATAAAGGTTGCAGATATCCACCATACACGTGGCCGAATCCTAGATATCTTTATAGAACTAGTAAATTCACTTGCCCATATAGCTTACCAATACTAGAGTTTGGATGCTCTACTTATATTTTTAGAATTTCCGGTGTCTATACCAATAAAACTCTCCAATTAATTGTCTTTTCAATATGAATATTAACTCTAAAAGCAACGCTATTTAGTGTTTAATATAAGTAGATATCCGAACATATTTCTCAGCATTCATGTGCACCACTCAAGTCCAATCATATCTTATTATTTGAGaggaattttttctttttaatgggCAATGGTTTATCTTTTGTTGAGAAAAAGTTCCCCTTTGAGAAGAAGAGCACATGTTTATGCACTAAACTGACTAAAGGTAGCTTAGCTATAAGTACTTAAGTAGACAATCCATTGGTACAGTGCAACTAATGAGTCAAAGAGttgttggaagaaaaaaaaacatggatAATGAACTATGAAGCTGGTCCTTATTCCTTAAGTCAACTAAGCTAGCAGTATTCAgaaaatcaaattaaaaaagaagTGACGATTCAGACATTCCATTGATAGAGCCATAATTAAGACTAAAATATGGCCACAACTACACATAAATAAGAGTCCTTGGTAGATCAATCAAACACACATAAGCGGTCATTTTCTGTGGGTAATTTCCTAAACCAAAATGTTTCGATCAACTTATGTTTACCAGAAGAACCCCAGAAAAATGAAAGCTGTGCCTTTATGTATATGATACATCACTTCAGCTCCGCGTGCATCATTTCTTTACTGTGGTGACATGAGTTCCTAATTTTTCTAGTTTAGCAtctatttttttgttaataaaataaatatgtgATAACATTTGAATAGTATAATACTCCTCGTCACATACACATTTATCTATAATCATGAACCCTCATCTTGAAGATAAATTAAACAATTGTCAAAATGTAAACATATTATCATCCTGTGTTTTTCTTTGGCCACTATAAACTGTCTTAAGCTGGCATAGCATCTACAGGCATGAAACATGCTTTTTCTCAGACAAAGATGTACACATCAAATTAAAGAAATATTTGAATTGTTCTTGTCCTGGGTCCCTTAATTTGTTAATATGAAATCTTTTCTTATATTCATACTCTAATATCTAAGACAGTCGACCACATCAAAGAAAGTAACACAAGTTTTCTTGACACCCATTTGTTCATGTATATATCCAAAGATATATGCAAAATCTGTccatcttcaaaaaaaaaaaaaaaaaaaaaaaagaatcccaCTTGCTTTGTTTGATGTATTTTAGATAGTCTCTCTCATGTATAGGGGTGCAAGTAGCCAAACATGAAACTTTTTGACTTTGGCCTTAAGCTAAATATGATAATTAGGACTTTTTTGTTGATGTACCATTTTCATATGGTGGGTCTTGAAGAGCTTCTATCCCCTGATTGTGGAGCCTGCTTTAATTGTGACTCCAAAAGTGAAAAAATATTCTCTTCAAATCTCTTCACCAGTGGTCtacatttcttttttctttcttttctcttttaaaaCAAAAGGTTCTCCATTtgcttttattttcttcttaatTATTTTTCCTCTAAAATGTTCTAAGTTTCTAACTTGCCAATATCTTTTGGAATATTAAATATCAAAGCTATGTAATATGGAATCATCACTTGCGTGAAGCTAACCTCTCCTATCCAACAATGAGAAATGTAGGCTCAACACTAACCATCAAGACAGAGGAGGGTAGAATCTTGTTGTGGAACAAAATGAACCATCCTTTTTAGTATCATGAAATCCTCAGAAAAATAGctctgcaaaacaagcaaatcTGGTAACTATTTTATTTCCAAACGTTAAAACTTCTTAACTAGTAACCAGACTAACCATGTAAGTTGCACCATATACATAAGCAAGCAATATTGAGAATCTAAAATCAAAACTAGAAAAATATATTAGACTTTAATTTCCCATAAAGATGAATTTTGATACACAGAAGAGAGCATATATCTCCTAAAGAACGAGATATTCAGAAAACTGAGTGTATGCGAACCTGCCTATTGGTCATTCTGCATGCAGCAGATAGAGCCTGGATTGCTTGTTTGTACATTTTTCTCAGGTCTCAAACAATGAACCTGAGaggaaatcatgcagaaactcTCTCGTAAATGTTGTAATTTCCTGAATGTTGTATTCAGTATCTTTCCCATCTACTAATTGATTCACCCAAATTTGTTCATATAGATTTGCCAGTACTGCAGAGGTTTTTGCCCAGGATCTCATGACTAATTGCTAGACTTACATGTATACAGAATCTTGTTGAGTGGTTAGTCATGTTCCATTATCTCTGGTATGAAACAAAATAGATGGAAATAATGAACTAGGATCCTCCATTTGATAGGGTTTTGAATAACAGCACAAT harbors:
- the LOC133732184 gene encoding metallothionein-like protein 1; protein product: MSGCGSTSCKCGSGCKCGSSCNCGNYPDLESSTTATIIAGVPSTNVCFEESEMSFGAENGCKCGQSCSCTSCGCHK